In Lepus europaeus isolate LE1 chromosome 22, mLepTim1.pri, whole genome shotgun sequence, the following are encoded in one genomic region:
- the MTA1 gene encoding metastasis-associated protein MTA1 isoform X4: protein MAANMYRVGDYVYFENSSSNPYLIRRIEELNKTASGNVEAKVVCFYRRRDISSTLIALADKHAREAEEEAESPEVEEELPDRLRHQLRHRELFLSRQLESLPATHIRGKCSVTLLNETESLKSYLEREDFFFYSLVYDPQQKTLLADKGEIRVGNRYQADITDLLKEGEEDGRDQSKLETKVWEAHNPLIDKQIDQFLVVARSVGTFARALDCSSSVRQPSLHMSAAAASRDITLFHAMDTLHKNIYDISKAISALVPQGGPVLCRDEMEEWSASEANLFEEALEKYGKDFTDIQQDFLPWKSLTSIIEYYYMWKTTDRYVQQKRLKAAEAESKLKQVYIPNYNKPSPNQISVNNVKASVVNGTGAPGQSPVAGRACESCYTAQSYQWYSWGPPHMQCRLCASCWTYWKKYGGLKMPTRLDGERPGPNRSHTSPHGVPARSSGSPKFAMKTRQAFYLHTTKLTRIARRLCREILRPWHAARHPYMPINSAAIKAECTARLPEASQSPLVLKQAVRKPLEAVLRYLETHPRPPKPDPVRSASSVLCSLTPAKSAPVINNGSPTILGKRSYEQHNGVDGLANHGQTRHMGPSRNLLLNGKSYPTKVRLIRGGSLPPVKRRRMNWIDAPDDVFYMATEETRKIRKLLSSSETKRAARRPYKPIALRQSQALPLRPPPPAPVNDEPIIIED, encoded by the exons ACTACGTCTACTTCGAGAACTCCTCCAGCAACCCGTACCTGATCCGGAGGATTGAGGAGCTCAACAAG ACGGCCAGCGGGAACGTGGAGGCCAAGGTGGTGTGCTTCTACCGCAGACGGGACATCTCCAGCACGCTCATCGCCCTGGCCGACAAGCATGCCA gggaagcagaggaggaggccGAGAGcccggaagtggaggaggagctgCCCGACCGGCTCAGGCACCAGTTGCGGCACCGAGAGCTGTTCCTGTCTCGGCAGCTGGAGtcactgcctgccacccacatcag GGGCAAGTGCAGTGTGACACTGCTGAACGAGACGGAGTCTCTCAAGTCCTACCTGGAGCGGGAG GATTTCTTCTTCTACTCGCTGGTCTACGACCCCCAGCAGAAGACCCTCCTGGCAGACAAAGGAGAGATTCGAGTGGGAAACCGGTACCAGGCCGACATCACTGACCTGCTGAAGGAAG GTGAGGAGGACGGCCGTGACCAGTCCAAGCTGGAGACCAAGGTGTGGGAGGCCCACAACCCACTCATCGACAAGCAAATCGACCAGTTCCTGGTGGTAGCCCG CTCGGTGGGCACCTTTGCACGCGCCCTGGACTGCAGCAGCTCCGTGCGACAGCCCAGCCTGCACATGagtgccgccgccgcctcccgagACATCACCTTG TTCCATGCCATGGACACGCTGCACAAGAACATCTACGACATTTCCAAGGCCATCTCGGCCCTCGTGCCACAGGGCGGGCCCGTTCTGTGCAGGGACGAGATGGAGGAGTGGTCGGCGTCGGAGGCCAACCTCTTCGAGGAGGCCCTGGAGAAGTACGGAAAGGACTTCACAGACATCCAGCAGGACTTC CTTCCATGGAAGTCGCTGACCAGCATCATCGAGTACTACTACATGTGGAAGACCACCGACAGATACGTGCAGCAG AAACGTTTGAAAGCTGCTGAAGCTGAGAGCAAGCTGAAACAAGTCTACATCCCCAACTA CAACAAGCCAAGTCCAAACCAGATCAGCGTGAACAACGTCAAGGCCAGCGTGGTGAACGGCACAGGAGCGCCGGGCCAGAGCCCTGTGGCCGGCCGGGCCTGCGAGAGCTGTTACA CCGCACAGTCTTACCAGTGGTATTCTTGGGGTCCCCCTCACATGCAGTGTCGTCTCTGCGCGTCTTGTTGGACGTATTGGAAGAAATACGGTGGCTTGAAAATGCCAACCCGGTTAGACGGAGAGCGGCCAGGACCAAACCGCAGTCACACG AGTCCCCACGGCGTCCCAGCCCGGAGCAGCGGGAGCCCCAAGTTTGCCATGAAGACGCGGCAGGCCTTCTACCTGCACACCACCAAGCTGACACGCATCGCCCGGCGCCTGTGCCGTGAGATCCTGCGGCCCTGGCATGCCGCCCGCCATCCCTACATGCCCATCAACAGCGCAGCCATCAAGGCCGAGT GCACTGCCCGGCTGCCGGAGGCGTCTCAGAGCCCGCTGGTGCTGAAGCAGGCAGTGAGGAAGCCCCTGGAGGCTGTGCTGCGGTACCTGG AGACGCACCCGCGCCCTCCGAAGCCCGACCCCGTGCGGAGCGCCTCCAGTGTCCTCTGTAGCCTGACGCCGGCCAAGTCGGCCCCCGTCATCAACAACGGCTCCCCCACCATCCTGGGCAAGCGCAGCTACGAGCAGCACAACGGGGTGGACG GTCTGGCAAACCACGGACAGACCCGGCACATG GGACCAAGCCGGAACCTTCTGCTCAACGGGAAGTCGTATCCCACCAAAGTGCGCCTCATCCGGGGGGGCTCGCTGCCCCCGGTGAAGCGGCGGCGGATGAACTGGATCGATGCCCCCGACGACGTGTTCTACATGGCCACCGAGGAGACCAG GAAGATCCGCAAGCTGCTCTCCTCCTCGGAGACCAAGCGTGCTGCCCGCCGGCCCTACAAGCCCATCGCCCTgcgccagagccaggccctgccgctgcgcccgcccccgccggccccggTCAACGACGAGCCCATCATCATCGAGGACTAG
- the MTA1 gene encoding metastasis-associated protein MTA1 isoform X2 — MAANMYRVGDYVYFENSSSNPYLIRRIEELNKTASGNVEAKVVCFYRRRDISSTLIALADKHATLSVCHKAGPGADSGEEGEAEEEAESPEVEEELPDRLRHQLRHRELFLSRQLESLPATHIRGKCSVTLLNETESLKSYLEREDFFFYSLVYDPQQKTLLADKGEIRVGNRYQADITDLLKEGEEDGRDQSKLETKVWEAHNPLIDKQIDQFLVVARSVGTFARALDCSSSVRQPSLHMSAAAASRDITLFHAMDTLHKNIYDISKAISALVPQGGPVLCRDEMEEWSASEANLFEEALEKYGKDFTDIQQDFLPWKSLTSIIEYYYMWKTTDRYVQQKRLKAAEAESKLKQVYIPNYNKPSPNQISVNNVKASVVNGTGAPGQSPVAGRACESCYTAQSYQWYSWGPPHMQCRLCASCWTYWKKYGGLKMPTRLDGERPGPNRSHTSPHGVPARSSGSPKFAMKTRQAFYLHTTKLTRIARRLCREILRPWHAARHPYMPINSAAIKAECTARLPEASQSPLVLKQAVRKPLEAVLRYLETHPRPPKPDPVRSASSVLCSLTPAKSAPVINNGSPTILGKRSYEQHNGVDGLANHGQTRHMGPSRNLLLNGKSYPTKVRLIRGGSLPPVKRRRMNWIDAPDDVFYMATEETRKIRKLLSSSETKRAARRPYKPIALRQSQALPLRPPPPAPVNDEPIIIED; from the exons ACTACGTCTACTTCGAGAACTCCTCCAGCAACCCGTACCTGATCCGGAGGATTGAGGAGCTCAACAAG ACGGCCAGCGGGAACGTGGAGGCCAAGGTGGTGTGCTTCTACCGCAGACGGGACATCTCCAGCACGCTCATCGCCCTGGCCGACAAGCATGCCA CCTTGTCAGTCTGCCATAAAGCCGGACCGGGCGCCGACAGCGGCGAGGAAG gggaagcagaggaggaggccGAGAGcccggaagtggaggaggagctgCCCGACCGGCTCAGGCACCAGTTGCGGCACCGAGAGCTGTTCCTGTCTCGGCAGCTGGAGtcactgcctgccacccacatcag GGGCAAGTGCAGTGTGACACTGCTGAACGAGACGGAGTCTCTCAAGTCCTACCTGGAGCGGGAG GATTTCTTCTTCTACTCGCTGGTCTACGACCCCCAGCAGAAGACCCTCCTGGCAGACAAAGGAGAGATTCGAGTGGGAAACCGGTACCAGGCCGACATCACTGACCTGCTGAAGGAAG GTGAGGAGGACGGCCGTGACCAGTCCAAGCTGGAGACCAAGGTGTGGGAGGCCCACAACCCACTCATCGACAAGCAAATCGACCAGTTCCTGGTGGTAGCCCG CTCGGTGGGCACCTTTGCACGCGCCCTGGACTGCAGCAGCTCCGTGCGACAGCCCAGCCTGCACATGagtgccgccgccgcctcccgagACATCACCTTG TTCCATGCCATGGACACGCTGCACAAGAACATCTACGACATTTCCAAGGCCATCTCGGCCCTCGTGCCACAGGGCGGGCCCGTTCTGTGCAGGGACGAGATGGAGGAGTGGTCGGCGTCGGAGGCCAACCTCTTCGAGGAGGCCCTGGAGAAGTACGGAAAGGACTTCACAGACATCCAGCAGGACTTC CTTCCATGGAAGTCGCTGACCAGCATCATCGAGTACTACTACATGTGGAAGACCACCGACAGATACGTGCAGCAG AAACGTTTGAAAGCTGCTGAAGCTGAGAGCAAGCTGAAACAAGTCTACATCCCCAACTA CAACAAGCCAAGTCCAAACCAGATCAGCGTGAACAACGTCAAGGCCAGCGTGGTGAACGGCACAGGAGCGCCGGGCCAGAGCCCTGTGGCCGGCCGGGCCTGCGAGAGCTGTTACA CCGCACAGTCTTACCAGTGGTATTCTTGGGGTCCCCCTCACATGCAGTGTCGTCTCTGCGCGTCTTGTTGGACGTATTGGAAGAAATACGGTGGCTTGAAAATGCCAACCCGGTTAGACGGAGAGCGGCCAGGACCAAACCGCAGTCACACG AGTCCCCACGGCGTCCCAGCCCGGAGCAGCGGGAGCCCCAAGTTTGCCATGAAGACGCGGCAGGCCTTCTACCTGCACACCACCAAGCTGACACGCATCGCCCGGCGCCTGTGCCGTGAGATCCTGCGGCCCTGGCATGCCGCCCGCCATCCCTACATGCCCATCAACAGCGCAGCCATCAAGGCCGAGT GCACTGCCCGGCTGCCGGAGGCGTCTCAGAGCCCGCTGGTGCTGAAGCAGGCAGTGAGGAAGCCCCTGGAGGCTGTGCTGCGGTACCTGG AGACGCACCCGCGCCCTCCGAAGCCCGACCCCGTGCGGAGCGCCTCCAGTGTCCTCTGTAGCCTGACGCCGGCCAAGTCGGCCCCCGTCATCAACAACGGCTCCCCCACCATCCTGGGCAAGCGCAGCTACGAGCAGCACAACGGGGTGGACG GTCTGGCAAACCACGGACAGACCCGGCACATG GGACCAAGCCGGAACCTTCTGCTCAACGGGAAGTCGTATCCCACCAAAGTGCGCCTCATCCGGGGGGGCTCGCTGCCCCCGGTGAAGCGGCGGCGGATGAACTGGATCGATGCCCCCGACGACGTGTTCTACATGGCCACCGAGGAGACCAG GAAGATCCGCAAGCTGCTCTCCTCCTCGGAGACCAAGCGTGCTGCCCGCCGGCCCTACAAGCCCATCGCCCTgcgccagagccaggccctgccgctgcgcccgcccccgccggccccggTCAACGACGAGCCCATCATCATCGAGGACTAG
- the MTA1 gene encoding metastasis-associated protein MTA1 isoform X1: MAANMYRVGDYVYFENSSSNPYLIRRIEELNKTASGNVEAKVVCFYRRRDISSTLIALADKHATLSVCHKAGPGADSGEEGEAEEEAESPEVEEELPDRLRHQLRHRELFLSRQLESLPATHIRGKCSVTLLNETESLKSYLEREDFFFYSLVYDPQQKTLLADKGEIRVGNRYQADITDLLKEGEEDGRDQSKLETKVWEAHNPLIDKQIDQFLVVARSVGTFARALDCSSSVRQPSLHMSAAAASRDITLFHAMDTLHKNIYDISKAISALVPQGGPVLCRDEMEEWSASEANLFEEALEKYGKDFTDIQQDFLPWKSLTSIIEYYYMWKTTDRYVQQKRLKAAEAESKLKQVYIPNYNKPSPNQISVNNVKASVVNGTGAPGQSPVAGRACESCYTAQSYQWYSWGPPHMQCRLCASCWTYWKKYGGLKMPTRLDGERPGPNRSHTSPHGVPARSSGSPKFAMKTRQAFYLHTTKLTRIARRLCREILRPWHAARHPYMPINSAAIKAECTARLPEASQSPLVLKQAVRKPLEAVLRYLETHPRPPKPDPVRSASSVLCSLTPAKSAPVINNGSPTILGKRSYEQHNGVDGNMKKRLLMPSRGLANHGQTRHMGPSRNLLLNGKSYPTKVRLIRGGSLPPVKRRRMNWIDAPDDVFYMATEETRKIRKLLSSSETKRAARRPYKPIALRQSQALPLRPPPPAPVNDEPIIIED, encoded by the exons ACTACGTCTACTTCGAGAACTCCTCCAGCAACCCGTACCTGATCCGGAGGATTGAGGAGCTCAACAAG ACGGCCAGCGGGAACGTGGAGGCCAAGGTGGTGTGCTTCTACCGCAGACGGGACATCTCCAGCACGCTCATCGCCCTGGCCGACAAGCATGCCA CCTTGTCAGTCTGCCATAAAGCCGGACCGGGCGCCGACAGCGGCGAGGAAG gggaagcagaggaggaggccGAGAGcccggaagtggaggaggagctgCCCGACCGGCTCAGGCACCAGTTGCGGCACCGAGAGCTGTTCCTGTCTCGGCAGCTGGAGtcactgcctgccacccacatcag GGGCAAGTGCAGTGTGACACTGCTGAACGAGACGGAGTCTCTCAAGTCCTACCTGGAGCGGGAG GATTTCTTCTTCTACTCGCTGGTCTACGACCCCCAGCAGAAGACCCTCCTGGCAGACAAAGGAGAGATTCGAGTGGGAAACCGGTACCAGGCCGACATCACTGACCTGCTGAAGGAAG GTGAGGAGGACGGCCGTGACCAGTCCAAGCTGGAGACCAAGGTGTGGGAGGCCCACAACCCACTCATCGACAAGCAAATCGACCAGTTCCTGGTGGTAGCCCG CTCGGTGGGCACCTTTGCACGCGCCCTGGACTGCAGCAGCTCCGTGCGACAGCCCAGCCTGCACATGagtgccgccgccgcctcccgagACATCACCTTG TTCCATGCCATGGACACGCTGCACAAGAACATCTACGACATTTCCAAGGCCATCTCGGCCCTCGTGCCACAGGGCGGGCCCGTTCTGTGCAGGGACGAGATGGAGGAGTGGTCGGCGTCGGAGGCCAACCTCTTCGAGGAGGCCCTGGAGAAGTACGGAAAGGACTTCACAGACATCCAGCAGGACTTC CTTCCATGGAAGTCGCTGACCAGCATCATCGAGTACTACTACATGTGGAAGACCACCGACAGATACGTGCAGCAG AAACGTTTGAAAGCTGCTGAAGCTGAGAGCAAGCTGAAACAAGTCTACATCCCCAACTA CAACAAGCCAAGTCCAAACCAGATCAGCGTGAACAACGTCAAGGCCAGCGTGGTGAACGGCACAGGAGCGCCGGGCCAGAGCCCTGTGGCCGGCCGGGCCTGCGAGAGCTGTTACA CCGCACAGTCTTACCAGTGGTATTCTTGGGGTCCCCCTCACATGCAGTGTCGTCTCTGCGCGTCTTGTTGGACGTATTGGAAGAAATACGGTGGCTTGAAAATGCCAACCCGGTTAGACGGAGAGCGGCCAGGACCAAACCGCAGTCACACG AGTCCCCACGGCGTCCCAGCCCGGAGCAGCGGGAGCCCCAAGTTTGCCATGAAGACGCGGCAGGCCTTCTACCTGCACACCACCAAGCTGACACGCATCGCCCGGCGCCTGTGCCGTGAGATCCTGCGGCCCTGGCATGCCGCCCGCCATCCCTACATGCCCATCAACAGCGCAGCCATCAAGGCCGAGT GCACTGCCCGGCTGCCGGAGGCGTCTCAGAGCCCGCTGGTGCTGAAGCAGGCAGTGAGGAAGCCCCTGGAGGCTGTGCTGCGGTACCTGG AGACGCACCCGCGCCCTCCGAAGCCCGACCCCGTGCGGAGCGCCTCCAGTGTCCTCTGTAGCCTGACGCCGGCCAAGTCGGCCCCCGTCATCAACAACGGCTCCCCCACCATCCTGGGCAAGCGCAGCTACGAGCAGCACAACGGGGTGGACG GCAACATGAAGAAGCGCCTCTTGATGCCCAGTAGGG GTCTGGCAAACCACGGACAGACCCGGCACATG GGACCAAGCCGGAACCTTCTGCTCAACGGGAAGTCGTATCCCACCAAAGTGCGCCTCATCCGGGGGGGCTCGCTGCCCCCGGTGAAGCGGCGGCGGATGAACTGGATCGATGCCCCCGACGACGTGTTCTACATGGCCACCGAGGAGACCAG GAAGATCCGCAAGCTGCTCTCCTCCTCGGAGACCAAGCGTGCTGCCCGCCGGCCCTACAAGCCCATCGCCCTgcgccagagccaggccctgccgctgcgcccgcccccgccggccccggTCAACGACGAGCCCATCATCATCGAGGACTAG
- the MTA1 gene encoding metastasis-associated protein MTA1 isoform X3: MAANMYRVGDYVYFENSSSNPYLIRRIEELNKTASGNVEAKVVCFYRRRDISSTLIALADKHAREAEEEAESPEVEEELPDRLRHQLRHRELFLSRQLESLPATHIRGKCSVTLLNETESLKSYLEREDFFFYSLVYDPQQKTLLADKGEIRVGNRYQADITDLLKEGEEDGRDQSKLETKVWEAHNPLIDKQIDQFLVVARSVGTFARALDCSSSVRQPSLHMSAAAASRDITLFHAMDTLHKNIYDISKAISALVPQGGPVLCRDEMEEWSASEANLFEEALEKYGKDFTDIQQDFLPWKSLTSIIEYYYMWKTTDRYVQQKRLKAAEAESKLKQVYIPNYNKPSPNQISVNNVKASVVNGTGAPGQSPVAGRACESCYTAQSYQWYSWGPPHMQCRLCASCWTYWKKYGGLKMPTRLDGERPGPNRSHTSPHGVPARSSGSPKFAMKTRQAFYLHTTKLTRIARRLCREILRPWHAARHPYMPINSAAIKAECTARLPEASQSPLVLKQAVRKPLEAVLRYLETHPRPPKPDPVRSASSVLCSLTPAKSAPVINNGSPTILGKRSYEQHNGVDGNMKKRLLMPSRGLANHGQTRHMGPSRNLLLNGKSYPTKVRLIRGGSLPPVKRRRMNWIDAPDDVFYMATEETRKIRKLLSSSETKRAARRPYKPIALRQSQALPLRPPPPAPVNDEPIIIED, translated from the exons ACTACGTCTACTTCGAGAACTCCTCCAGCAACCCGTACCTGATCCGGAGGATTGAGGAGCTCAACAAG ACGGCCAGCGGGAACGTGGAGGCCAAGGTGGTGTGCTTCTACCGCAGACGGGACATCTCCAGCACGCTCATCGCCCTGGCCGACAAGCATGCCA gggaagcagaggaggaggccGAGAGcccggaagtggaggaggagctgCCCGACCGGCTCAGGCACCAGTTGCGGCACCGAGAGCTGTTCCTGTCTCGGCAGCTGGAGtcactgcctgccacccacatcag GGGCAAGTGCAGTGTGACACTGCTGAACGAGACGGAGTCTCTCAAGTCCTACCTGGAGCGGGAG GATTTCTTCTTCTACTCGCTGGTCTACGACCCCCAGCAGAAGACCCTCCTGGCAGACAAAGGAGAGATTCGAGTGGGAAACCGGTACCAGGCCGACATCACTGACCTGCTGAAGGAAG GTGAGGAGGACGGCCGTGACCAGTCCAAGCTGGAGACCAAGGTGTGGGAGGCCCACAACCCACTCATCGACAAGCAAATCGACCAGTTCCTGGTGGTAGCCCG CTCGGTGGGCACCTTTGCACGCGCCCTGGACTGCAGCAGCTCCGTGCGACAGCCCAGCCTGCACATGagtgccgccgccgcctcccgagACATCACCTTG TTCCATGCCATGGACACGCTGCACAAGAACATCTACGACATTTCCAAGGCCATCTCGGCCCTCGTGCCACAGGGCGGGCCCGTTCTGTGCAGGGACGAGATGGAGGAGTGGTCGGCGTCGGAGGCCAACCTCTTCGAGGAGGCCCTGGAGAAGTACGGAAAGGACTTCACAGACATCCAGCAGGACTTC CTTCCATGGAAGTCGCTGACCAGCATCATCGAGTACTACTACATGTGGAAGACCACCGACAGATACGTGCAGCAG AAACGTTTGAAAGCTGCTGAAGCTGAGAGCAAGCTGAAACAAGTCTACATCCCCAACTA CAACAAGCCAAGTCCAAACCAGATCAGCGTGAACAACGTCAAGGCCAGCGTGGTGAACGGCACAGGAGCGCCGGGCCAGAGCCCTGTGGCCGGCCGGGCCTGCGAGAGCTGTTACA CCGCACAGTCTTACCAGTGGTATTCTTGGGGTCCCCCTCACATGCAGTGTCGTCTCTGCGCGTCTTGTTGGACGTATTGGAAGAAATACGGTGGCTTGAAAATGCCAACCCGGTTAGACGGAGAGCGGCCAGGACCAAACCGCAGTCACACG AGTCCCCACGGCGTCCCAGCCCGGAGCAGCGGGAGCCCCAAGTTTGCCATGAAGACGCGGCAGGCCTTCTACCTGCACACCACCAAGCTGACACGCATCGCCCGGCGCCTGTGCCGTGAGATCCTGCGGCCCTGGCATGCCGCCCGCCATCCCTACATGCCCATCAACAGCGCAGCCATCAAGGCCGAGT GCACTGCCCGGCTGCCGGAGGCGTCTCAGAGCCCGCTGGTGCTGAAGCAGGCAGTGAGGAAGCCCCTGGAGGCTGTGCTGCGGTACCTGG AGACGCACCCGCGCCCTCCGAAGCCCGACCCCGTGCGGAGCGCCTCCAGTGTCCTCTGTAGCCTGACGCCGGCCAAGTCGGCCCCCGTCATCAACAACGGCTCCCCCACCATCCTGGGCAAGCGCAGCTACGAGCAGCACAACGGGGTGGACG GCAACATGAAGAAGCGCCTCTTGATGCCCAGTAGGG GTCTGGCAAACCACGGACAGACCCGGCACATG GGACCAAGCCGGAACCTTCTGCTCAACGGGAAGTCGTATCCCACCAAAGTGCGCCTCATCCGGGGGGGCTCGCTGCCCCCGGTGAAGCGGCGGCGGATGAACTGGATCGATGCCCCCGACGACGTGTTCTACATGGCCACCGAGGAGACCAG GAAGATCCGCAAGCTGCTCTCCTCCTCGGAGACCAAGCGTGCTGCCCGCCGGCCCTACAAGCCCATCGCCCTgcgccagagccaggccctgccgctgcgcccgcccccgccggccccggTCAACGACGAGCCCATCATCATCGAGGACTAG